A window of the Sabethes cyaneus chromosome 1, idSabCyanKW18_F2, whole genome shotgun sequence genome harbors these coding sequences:
- the LOC128733795 gene encoding serine/threonine-protein phosphatase 5: protein MSEVVAAPEKVTSTVEESSGNAEPDKTKAEDLKNRANEHFKNKDYDNAVQLYTEAIVVDGTNAVYYANRSFAYLRQEAFGYALNDAVQAIKCNPAYLKGYYRRAGAHMALGKFKLALQDLEYVAKRCPNDKDAQLKYTECNKIVKKMAFERAIAVDKQEKSLMEMCRDLESATIEADYAGPKLEDGKVTLEFMKHLIEWYKNEKKLHKNFAYRILCDVEALFKKQPSLVDITVAGDSKFTVCGDIHGQYYDLLNIFEINGLPSETNPYLFNGDFVDRGSFSVECIFTLFGFKLLYPDHFFLSRGNHESVNMNQMYGFTGEVIAKYSQTMSEMFTIVYNWLPLAHCINSKILVMHGGLFAKDGVSLDDIRAIDRNRQPPEEGLMCELLWSDPQPQNGRAPSKRGVGIQFGPDVTKRFLEFNQLDYVIRSHEVKDQGYEVAHNGKCITVFSAPNYCDAMGNLGAFINLKGNDLNPQFKTYAAVPHPKVKPMAYASTLSLLA, encoded by the exons ATGTCGGAAGTTGTTGCAgcaccagaaaaagtgacatcAACCGTAGAGGAATCCAGCGGAAATGCAGAACCGGACAAGACAAAAGCGGAGGACCTGAAGAATCGTGCTAACGAACACTTTAAAA ACAAGGACTACGATAATGCCGTCCAACTGTACACGGAGGCCATCGTGGTGGACGGAACGAATGCGGTGTACTATGCCAATCGCAGCTTCGCCTACCTGCGACAGGAAGCGTTCGGTTATGCCCTGAACGATGCCGTCCAAGCGATCAAATGCAATCCGGCCTACCTGAAGGGTTACTACCGGCGGGCGGGAGCGCATATGGCCCTCGGTAAATTTAAGCTGGCCCTGCAGGATCTGGAGTACGTAGCCAAGCGGTGTCCGAACGACAAGGATGCCCAACTGAAGTACACCGAATGCAACAAGATTGTGAAGAAAATGGCTTTCGAGCGGGCGATCGCCGTCGATAAGCAGGAGAAGAGCTTGATGGAAATGTGTCGCGATCTAGAGTCAGCCA CTATTGAAGCAGACTATGCTGGACCCAAGCTAGAGGATGGCAAAGTAACGCTAGAGTTCATGAAGCATTTGATTGAATGGTATAAAAACGAGAAGAAGTTACACAAAAACTTTGCATATCGA ATTCTGTGCGATGTTGAAGCTTTGTTCAAAAAGCAACCTTCGCTGGTAGACATAACCGTTGCAGGTGATAGTAAGTTTACCGTTTGTGGGGACATTCATGGGCAGTACTACGATTTGCTCAACATCTTCGAGATCAATGGTCTACCTTCGGAGACTAATCCGTACCTGTTCAATGGGGACTTCGTCGATCGGGGTTCGTTTTCGGTGGAGTGCATATTCACTCTGTTCGGATTTAAACTGCTTTATCCGGATCATTTCTTCCTGTCACGCG GTAACCACGAAAGCGTGAATATGAACCAGATGTACGGCTTCACCGGAGAGGTGATAGCCAAGTATTCGCAAACCATGTCGGAAATGTTCACGATCGTCTACAACTGGCTGCCGTTGGCGCATTGCATCAACAGCAAAATTCTCGTTATGCACGGGGGCCTGTTCGCCAAGGACGGAGTGTCGCTGGACGACATCCGAGCCATCGATCGGAACCGGCAACCCCCGGAAGAGGGGTTAATGTGTGAACTGCTGTGGTCCGATCCGCAGCCGCAGAATGGACGGGCACCGTCCAAACGCGGCGTGGGCATCCAGTTCGGACCGGACGTAACCAAACGATTCTTAGAGTTTAATCAATTGGACTATGTCATCCGGAGTCACGAGGTCAAAGACCAGGGCTACGAGGTGGCACATAACGGCAAGTGTATTACCGTGTTCTCTGCCCCAAACTATTG cGACGCTATGGGTAATTTGGGTGCTTTTATTAACCTGAAAGGCAATGATCTGAACCCTCAGTTCAAAACATACGCCGCCGTG CCCCATCCGAAGGTGAAGCCCATGGCTTACGCCAGCACGTTAAGTCTTCTGGCGTAG